The DNA window GTCGGGAGACCAGGTCGGGCTGGTGTTCAGTCCGTAGGGCGTGTCGGTGATGGCCTTGGCGCCCGAGCCATCCGCGTTGGCCACGTAGATCTGCGCGCTCTCACCCTCGGCCAGCGAGTACGCCAGGCGCTTGCCGTCGGGAGAGAAGGCACCACCCGTCGCCATCTGCCCTGAAGACACCACCAGCTTCGCCTCGCCACCGGGGTGCTGCACCCAGATGTCCGGGCGGTTCTTGCGGTACGACGTGTACGCCACCTGCGCGCCGTCGTTGCTCAGCGAGGGCAGGATGTTGATGCCGCCCTTGGTGAGGACCACGGGATTGCCGCCGTCCCAGTCCGCCACCACGATGTCGCGGTTCTGGCCCGCCTTGCGCACGTAGGTGATGCGCGACAGGAACGGGCTGGGCTCGCGGGTGAAGTGCCGGTAGAGCGCGTCCGCCAGCCGGTGCGCCAGCAGCGACGGGTTGCTCGCCGGCGCGTCCTTGGTCACCTTCAGGTCCTCGCGCCCGGTGCCCACGTTGAACAGGCGCAGCTCGCCGCGCAGCGTGCCGGCGTCGTCCGCCAGCGACACCTTCACCAGGGCCTCCGCGCCCACGTCCGCCCAGCGGCTGAAGGTGATGGTGCCGGCCGCCATGCCCTCCTTGGGGTCGGCGGTGAAGCTCTTGCGGTCCAGGACCTGGAGGACGCCGGAGGCCGAGAGGTCGAAGGTGAAGGCCGCGTCGAAGGCGTTCGCCTGCCCCTTCGCGCCCTCGTTCTGGGCGAGCGGCGCGGGCACCGCCACGGGCAGCGGGCGGAAGTTGGCGCCCGAGATTTCAATCGTCGGAGTCTGCGCGAGCGCCGCGAGCGGGAGGAGGACGAGGGAGAGGAGCAGGGCTTTCATAGGGCGTTGAAACTCAGGTTGACGCCGTTCTTCTGCAGCGCGTCTCGAAGGTGGTCGGGAGGAGGCGAGAAGGGAGAGGCCTTGCGCACGGCGGCGAGGACCGCCGAGTCGAACAGGTCATTCCCACTGGGCTTCGTGAGCTTCACATCGAGCACTTCACCCGAGCGGCCCAGGCGCAGCGCCACCAGGGCCTTCAGATGCATGCGCTCCGACTCCGGAATCGTGTCCGCGACGCTGTAGTTCCGGCGCACCTGGACCTGGAGCAGGCCGAAGTAGCGCTCGCCCTCGGCGGTGGCCGAGTCGCCGTCCGGGTCTCCGTCCTCGGCGCCCTCGGGCTCTTCGTCCGGGGCCGCCTTGGCCGTCTTGTCGAATGCGCCGAAGAGACGCTTGCGTCGGTCCTCGCCCTCCCGCTCACCCTTGACGGGCGTGGGCTTGGGCGCGGAGGAGGGCTCCGGCTTGACGCCGGGGATGGGCACCGCGACGGCGTTGGAGGAGGGCGCGGGCGGCGCCTCCGGCGCGGGCTTGGGCGCATCCACCTGCTTGGGCGGCGGAGGCAGTTGCTCCTTGCGCGGCAGGAGCTTGGCGTCCCGGGGCTTGCCCAGGCGCACCAGCGTGGCGCGGATGGGCTG is part of the Myxococcus landrumus genome and encodes:
- a CDS encoding energy transducer TonB; the protein is MHSAVSHSLLVNRSARVSPFVVASVVGHIALLLAAVLYARFNSAPKVDLTAQPIRATLVRLGKPRDAKLLPRKEQLPPPPKQVDAPKPAPEAPPAPSSNAVAVPIPGVKPEPSSAPKPTPVKGEREGEDRRKRLFGAFDKTAKAAPDEEPEGAEDGDPDGDSATAEGERYFGLLQVQVRRNYSVADTIPESERMHLKALVALRLGRSGEVLDVKLTKPSGNDLFDSAVLAAVRKASPFSPPPDHLRDALQKNGVNLSFNAL
- the tolB gene encoding Tol-Pal system beta propeller repeat protein TolB; the protein is MKALLLSLVLLPLAALAQTPTIEISGANFRPLPVAVPAPLAQNEGAKGQANAFDAAFTFDLSASGVLQVLDRKSFTADPKEGMAAGTITFSRWADVGAEALVKVSLADDAGTLRGELRLFNVGTGREDLKVTKDAPASNPSLLAHRLADALYRHFTREPSPFLSRITYVRKAGQNRDIVVADWDGGNPVVLTKGGINILPSLSNDGAQVAYTSYRKNRPDIWVQHPGGEAKLVVSSGQMATGGAFSPDGKRLAYSLAEGESAQIYVANADGSGAKAITDTPYGLNTSPTWSPDGKRIAFVSNRGGSPQIYIMGADGSGVRRLTFQGNYNQTPDWSPRGDLIVFTARDERNAFDLFTVNVETGKVTRMTQDQGNNEEPAFSPNGRLILFTSTRAGGTQLYVMTSDGNNQLPLRAEKGTLLTPDWAPLADAQ